One genomic region from Salvelinus sp. IW2-2015 linkage group LG12, ASM291031v2, whole genome shotgun sequence encodes:
- the LOC111971132 gene encoding diphthamide biosynthesis protein 3 has product HDEVEIEDFEYDEDEETYYFPCPCGDRFAITKEDLENGEEVATCPSCSLIVKVIYDKEEFMSGEIIEAPTTESRLELAQSS; this is encoded by the exons CACGACGAAGTTGAGATCGAGGACTTTGAATATGACGAGGATGAAGAGACATACTATTTTCCCTGCCCATGTGGCGACAGATTTGCCATAACCAAA GAGGATTTGGAAAATGGTGAAGAAGTAGCGACGTGTCCGAGCTGCTCGCTCATTGTTAAAGTAATCTACGACAAG GAGGAATTTATGTCTGGGGAGATAATCGAAGCACCAACTACAGAGAGCAGATTGGAACTTGCTCAGTCGTCCTGA